A single genomic interval of Malania oleifera isolate guangnan ecotype guangnan chromosome 13, ASM2987363v1, whole genome shotgun sequence harbors:
- the LOC131145731 gene encoding uncharacterized protein LOC131145731, with translation MDDSTVQVERAQTKRARRRERRSKRVRALALRRSRPSSAPPRRDAWHATPERTRGSNGRSRGRPPDREEVPGTVRRPPRSRAARPPGRGRPAAAARAEARATPGRPAAGPTPKETVAAEENHAGVGPRRADTHRWGPQRATSRRSEGKDQVMWDF, from the coding sequence ATGGATGACTCGACCGTGCAGGTAGAGCGGGCTCAGACGAAAAGGGCCCGTCGGCGTGAGAGAAGGAGCAAAAGAGTACGGGCGTTGGCGCTGCGCCGGAGCCGGCCATCGAGCGCCCCGCCCCGCAGGGACGCGTGGCACGCTACCCCCGAGCGCACTAGAGGCAGCAATGGGCGCAGCCGAGGACGTCCACCGGATAGAGAGGAAGTGCCCGGGACGGTCCGCCGCCCCCCGCGGAGCAGGGCCGCGAGGCCTCCAGGAAGGGGCCGGCCCGCGGCAGCGGCGCGCGCCGAGGCGCGGGCGACGCCCGGCCGCCCCGCAGCAGGGCCGACCCCCAAGGAGACGGTTGCCGCCGAAGAGAACCACGCCGGCGTCGGCCCCCGCCGCGCAGACACACACCGGTGGGGACCACAGCGAGCCACGTCCAGACGCAGCGAAGGGAAAGATCAGGTCATGTGGGACTTCTAA